The DNA segment TGTCCCGCTGGAAGGAGGCGATGATGTACAGCGACAGGCTCTGCAGTTCCAACCCGATATACAGCGCGATCAGGTCGTTCGCGGAAATCATCATCATCATGCCAACCGTGGCGAAGATCACCAGAATCGGAAACTCGAAGCGGGCCATACCTTCGCGGCTGATGAAATCCTCACTCATGAACAGGACAAGGACGGCGCCGATCAGGACCAAAACCTTCATGAAGACAGCAAAATCGTCGGTCACGAACAACCCGTTAAACGCCAGCAGCCGCCCGTCCGCACCCCAGATCACGAGCGCCAGCGTCACGAGCAGTGCGGCAACGGTCATGCCGCTTACGATCGGCAGGGCCCGTTTCTCGGAAACGAAAACACCCACCATCATCAGCGCCATGCCGAGAACCGCCAACACAATTTCCGGCAGCGCGGGGAGGATATTCGATACTTCGATCATCTGTACGTATCCCCCGCCTAACGTGTCGCGGCCAGTGCCTTGCCGCTGTCAACCGCGGCAATCGCACCATGATAATTTTCGAGGAGATTTGAAACCGACGTCGAAATCGGGTCCAGGAAGGACGTCGGGTAGATGCCCATCCACAGGACCAGAACGATCAGCGGCACGAAAATCGCGACTTCCCGGGCATTGAGATCCAGAATCGACTTGAGGTCATCCTTGGTCAACTCGCCGAATATGACGCGCCGGTACAGGTACAGCATATAGGCGGCCCCCAGCACCATGCCGGTGGCGATCAGCAGGGCGACCCAGCTGCTGGCCTCGAACACGCCCAGCATGATCAGGAATTCACCCACGAAACCGCTGGTTCCGGGCAGGCCGACCGATGCCAGCATGAACAGCATGAACACCGCGGCGTATATCGGCATGCGATGGACCAGGCCGCCATAACGCGCGATTTCACGCGAATGAATCCGGTCGTAGACTACACCGACGCACAGGAACAGCGCGCTGGATACGAAGCCGTGGCTGAGCATCTGGATAATCGCGCCTTCGACCGCCTGCTGGTTAACCGCAAAGATGCCGACCGTCACGAAGCCCATATGCGCCACCGACGAATAGGCGATCAGCTTTTTCATATCCTCCTGAGCCAGCGCCACCAGCGAGGTATAGATGACCGCGATGACGCTGAGCGTGAAGATCAGCGGCGTGAAGAATTCCGACGCCAGCGGCAGCATCGGCAACGAGAAGCGCAGGAAGCCGTAGGCGCCCATCTTCAGCAGCACGCCGGCCAGGATCACCGAGCCCGCCGTTGGCGCCTCGACATGGGCGTCCGGCAGCCATGTATGCACCGGCCACATCGGCACCTTGACGGCAAAGGAAGCAAAGAAGGCCAGCCAGAGCCACAGCTGCAGGTCACGGTCGAAACCGAACGCCATCAGGGCCTGGATATCCGTCGTCCCGGCCTGGACATACATGGCGATGATCGCCAGCATCATCAGGACCGATCCCAACAGCGTGTAAAGGAAGAACTTGAACGCCGCGTAGACCCGCCGCGGACCGCCCCAGACGCCGATGATGAGGAACATCGGGATCAGCACCGCTTCGAAGAAAATGTAGAAAACGACGAAATCGAGGGCGGCAAACATGCCGACCATCATCGTCTCCAGGACGAGGAATGCGACCATGTATTCCTTCACCCGCGACTGGATGGCTTCCCAGCTGGACAGGATACAGATCGGCGTCAGGAAGGTGGACAGCAGGACG comes from the Alphaproteobacteria bacterium genome and includes:
- a CDS encoding NADH-quinone oxidoreductase subunit M codes for the protein MTDFPLLTFVIFLPLAGAAMILLFVRGTPEQVAGNSRWAALIVSIFTFLASLILWIQFDNGSAAFQFVDQAEWIATFNIGYRVGVDGISVFFVLLSTFLTPICILSSWEAIQSRVKEYMVAFLVLETMMVGMFAALDFVVFYIFFEAVLIPMFLIIGVWGGPRRVYAAFKFFLYTLLGSVLMMLAIIAMYVQAGTTDIQALMAFGFDRDLQLWLWLAFFASFAVKVPMWPVHTWLPDAHVEAPTAGSVILAGVLLKMGAYGFLRFSLPMLPLASEFFTPLIFTLSVIAVIYTSLVALAQEDMKKLIAYSSVAHMGFVTVGIFAVNQQAVEGAIIQMLSHGFVSSALFLCVGVVYDRIHSREIARYGGLVHRMPIYAAVFMLFMLASVGLPGTSGFVGEFLIMLGVFEASSWVALLIATGMVLGAAYMLYLYRRVIFGELTKDDLKSILDLNAREVAIFVPLIVLVLWMGIYPTSFLDPISTSVSNLLENYHGAIAAVDSGKALAATR